The following is a genomic window from Malus sylvestris chromosome 7, drMalSylv7.2, whole genome shotgun sequence.
ACTCTTTCTACACAACCCCTTACGCATTTTTATAGGACTCACTCGGTAATGTATGTAATAATTCGAACCGTTTATGTTTTAGAAtatcattcatagatcatcattCTTGTAAAAAATTGGACATATCCAGAACCATtaaaacattcatttgtagtgaagaaaatgaaCGAATATGGTTCTACACCCTAACCCCTTAATCCAACAGTCATATGGTTTTAGATTTGGGTGATTGTTGGTAGACATAATCTATGAATGATGTTATAAAagatagacggttcggatcgttgaaatacattacaaagtGAGCCTCACAAAAATGTGTGTCAACAATTATGTAAACAAAATAGTGTTATGaatccatcatatatatatatatatatatacaaaattaaTCTTGATCAACACAAAATTAATCTTGATCGCCATAACCTAAAGTGCGATTGCATGCAATTAAATCCTAGCTAACTTGTATCTGCTGGTTTTTTTTGCTTGACAGCTTTGTATTGAAACAGCTACATATTTTCTTGGTTGGCAACTTTGTTTCTTGCATTGGCCCTTGGCAGTGCACAAAAGTTTCTATGGCCTCTGTGGTGGCAGTATATATCATGGCATATccatgcatatatgtatatatatagttcGGATAATTGAAATATAAtaccaaataaatttaaaaatagtcCTGTTGCAAAATTGAGAGTCGCTTGGAGTTACATGTATATATTTAACCTAACAAAAAAATAGTCCTAATAGTGTTCACAATCATTAAGCTGATTAAAGGAGGACTGAAATGTTGGTTTTGTTGATTAGGGTTAATTAATAGGGCTAATAACAAGTAATAATTATCCAGCAAACTACTAATCACTGCAGCTAATTAATCAACTTGTTACTTTCTTTGTAGACCCAGTCCAACTATATGCATACCCCACGATGGACCACGATTTGATGGTTATGCGATCTGaaatattaatttgttctataTGTTgtcatttattatatatatatatatatattttttttctgatgttttggctcttgtgtgtgttgattaagggtgcacgcttagtttgcatgcagggatttgatgctaaaatataagggaatttcacctaatagttatgaacttatatttacaagtagtagAGGTTGCTAGttacgattgtgttaagtaaattcctggcaggattatcatgcaattcatagttatgaatgtcttgtcaatacttttgattttcatagaacttaataatctttgagatgtatctctattatgcagttcatgtagggaacttgataagaataatctggttgcgtcgctgagtccaattcaatgaatttaggaaaatctgaaagttaatttgtgtttctcacgattaatttggggcattgtcattcatggtttataggaagaataactggaaatcgatttgtatgcatatgtgtcatgtgtggagaatgaccctctagctagccattcacccattaaatcaccaatttcgtccaaagttattTAGAGTcttaaatctgtttagttttagtcttaaattcgtcaaaaaccaaaaattcgtcaaaaaccaaCTCCCCCTTTATATTTCGTGTTTTTAGTTAGAATATGTCCAACACTAGTTTCTTTacattgttttgagtctttttagttcaatttttgtccaaattaccctctagttcttgttttgagtcaatttaacttagttttgtgttatttgagtcagtttagcttgttttgagttgtttgagtTTAGCTTTCAATTTTTagatttaatttgtgttgattagcatccctaactaaaaataaaaaattacattgTTCAGGAGAGAGACTTCCATGTGGAAAGGATCCATCTATGACTTTATACAAATAATTCGAAACGCTACAGTGATGGATAACTTGCTTTAGATAAATCATTTCTCGATTGATTAAGAGGGGTGTCACATGCCTATTACTTCTTTTCCTAACTTCTAATTTTCTCTCGATTCAGGACTTTCTCAGTTCCCACTAGGTGTACGTGTTCATGTATATTACCAATTATATACAAAAGGGAATGAACATGAAGCATGAATTGCTGTGTTGGGCTCATAAATGACGGAAAAGGGCAAAGTACAGGCATATGTCCCCTTCAGTCTTCACATCCCATGTGTTGGTTCTGTACTCTCATGTGTGATCCAGAGGACCAGAACCAACCACCGAATCCAAATACAAAACCCACATGATCTAGTATCTCTCTATTCTACCACTAATTCTAACGCGTTTCTCTTTACATGTATATGAAagattttaagttcgattctcatcaaaagtaaatttgaaccacattattgctaactcattgtgagattTAGCCTACTCACCCATCtctttagtataaataatatcggttgtttaaaaaaaaaaatacttactCAATTCACATATAATTGAGATTTAACATCTGATTTTTTTAATGTACAAGGAACACGTAGTAGTACATTACATGtcattatataagtggtggaacatatgaaaaataaaacttttctCCACTTATATGATGACGTGAAATACCAAAAGTGTTCCAGGCACACGAAAAAATTTCTCCTCCCTGGACTCTAGAACTTTGCTTCTATATCTCTATTTATGCCAAAGGAGTGGGTGTCACATGAACGTACCTACCCCAATTTTTCTTTGTTCGTGCTCACTTGTAAAATATATAGGTATGTAGGGCAAGTTACTACTGAACAGTTCTCTCTATATACCCTAAGGAATTCTTATATTCTAGGGCACCTCCTTCCCCATATGcaccatgcatgcatataacTACTCAAAGTGTGATGTCGAGAATTAGTTTCTTGACCCAAAAAACCTGCATACCCCGAGTTTCTGCCACACTCATCACGTGAAGTCGAATGATAAGTGCAATTGAGACACGATTCATTTCTTGTGATGCGTGCTAAAGAGACACGGGGTTATGATTATGTATGTCATCAAAGGCAAGTTTTACTCTCTGGTGAAGCAGTATGTACCGGAAACTCGAGCTTAAACTCTTGAATTTCAAGTAGTAGGGTACCCATCATTTCTACTTCAAATGCTATCGTTTCCAAAAGAAGATTATATGTCCTAAATATACTAACCACAATTCTAATAGACGTGGATCCTATTTATGTACGCGGAAACAACCTATATTAAAGAGGTGATCGAAAATGTGGCCCAAATAGCAACTATGCTTCGAAATATCGAATTCACAGAAACCTTAACAAAAAAAAGTGAAGACAGCGGCTCATCACTTCCAAGTTATCCAATAGCAGATGCTGCAACAGACGCAAAAGTACAAATTATTCTCGATCCAGGTTCACGACATGGATACGATCATACCATACTTCACTCGACAAAGTACGCAGAAGCTAGTTAAATGTCAAACATATGGCAAAAGCACCAATCTATGAACTATAACGGGTACGGTTTGCCATTAGAGACATTACCAAATAGATTAGCCGTAGCATCGGATTGGATCATTGCATCCCTTCTCAGTAGATTGCCTAAAACCAAAACGCCCCCCTTTTGCAAGGTACTGCTGGTGGTACTCCTCCGCTCGGTAGAACTTCTTGGCAGGAAGGATCTCTGTGACAATCTTTCGGTTCACTTTCTTCTGGTGTTGTTCCAGAGATTCACGTGCTTCCTTCTCTTGCTCAGGTGTATAGAAGTATATTCCAGATCTGTATTGTGTCCCAACATCACCCCCCTGCTCATTACAGATAGATAAACTGTTATGGTTCCTTTCCTTGAGTcataataagaaaaatataaatcttTCGATTACGCACAAATTAGAAAAATCAAATATCACACAGTAGAATTTTTCTTTAGGAGAATAACTAGGACAAATATATAACAGTATGGATTCACAAAGAGAAAGATGAATTATGGGTTCACTAAATAAGAGTTTGATAAGTGAAACAGGGAATTATAAACAAGCCAAGTCCTGCAAATGATCTTCTATCATGAAACTGAGATCTCATTGACAAACGCTGCTACGTGCAACTTGTTGAAGTCCTGCTCAAGAACTTGTTCTGCTATTTTTATCATTCCCTTCTTTCGTAACTTGAACCCTCATGCAAAGTACTGGAACCGGCTACGTGTTTCGGTAACTTACCATTACAAAGAAAGGAGTTACGAGAATTCATAGCAATGAGGCATCTTTTTGTTGGGTGTATTACACTACGAGTCTAATGCACTAGGCTTCCCTCTCCATATATAATTTATTTCAACTTTTTGGTAGGGGGAAACTGAACTTAGAGACCAATTGGACTACGCCTTAAGGCCTTACCACATCGGGCATCCACTCCTACAATGTCACATATGTTCTTAATAAATCTAAAACAAACCTGTCTACCACTCCATCAACACAATAGGTGAAGATAACCTCATCGATTGCCCGAAATGGATATAGTGCACCCTACTTCCGTTTCTAATTTCATCCTCTAACAGGCTTCCCATTTAACACCAGTCTATGCCATCTATTTTCAAGAATCTAAACGACCTCAAGTAATTGTATGAACTCAAAGGAAAAATCCAGCAATTCAGCAGAACCATTCTAAACTGAACATAACACAAACATAAAAAGTGTATTGCTAATCGATTTTCAATAAGATAATGTTTACTCATGCTACTAACTTACCACGAATCCAAAAAGAAAGAAGCCAAATTCCTAAAGTGAATGCTTTTAGCACTCAACGATGGGACATTGACTGAAGCAACTGCAAGAGGGCTTCTTAGATAAAGTTCCTATCATGACCTTCTTCATTACAATTTCAGATCATAGCGAACATATTCTAGTGAAAAGAGTCACTCCTATTTCGGAATAGGAAAAAGCCTGAAACGTGAAGAAGTACTCATAATCGGAGCATCTAGACAGAGACGTTCAAACATTTGAATTCTCAGTAGTAACttgattaaaaagaaaatagcttCTCTACTAAGATAACAAGTTAACATCAGTTAAATGAATGAGCAAATTAGGATTAACTAATTCAGTACAAGAAGTTGTATACTCAATCACAATCTCCTTTTGTTTGTCGTGCTTTTTATGAATGCGGTTGATAATCGTGCTTTTTTTGAAAGCGACTGATAAATAACTTACAGACACCAAAACCTCAACCTCTTCAAAAATTTCAATGAAACACACAGAAAAACAACAACTAAAATTCATCAATAAACACACACGATTATCAACCCAAAGCAATCAAATTTCACAAAATCTCGTCCAACCCAcaacaaattatcaaaatttagAGCAACCCACCTGACGATTGAGCGTGGTGGGGTCGTGCCTGGACCAGAAAAGATCGAGCAGGCTCTCAAAGTTGCACTCTTTAGGGTCGTACTGCACTCTCACAACCTCCGAGTGCTGGGTGGTGCCGGTACACACGTCCTCGTAACTCGGGTTGTGCAGAAACCCCTGGGTGTACCCAACCTCCGTCTTCGTCACGCCGGGTACTCGCTGAAACGCCAGCTCGACACCCCAGAAGCACCCGGCTCCAAACTGGGCGAACTGCTGACCCGGCGCCGGAACGTCATCGTCGGGGCCCTGGGCGATGGAGGAGGATTCGGAGTTGGGGTCAGCGGTCTTGGGGCCAAAGCCGAGCTTGTTGAGGATGTTCATTTGGGGGGTGCGGAAGGAGATGGTCCTGTGGGTTTGCGGGAAAATGGAGGCGGGTTTGTGTcggagtttagagagagaaaggaaggggTTCGAGAGAGAGAATTTAGGTGCCGttgcggtggtggtggtggtggtggagatgAGTGGTGAAGTGGTGGAGATAGCGGTGAAGGTTTTGAGCATTTTTTGGGTGTGACGTGTTGCTGCTGGACTAAAATGGAAGTTTCGCCTCGTAACGTTTCTTTCTTCTTgtttattatattatttctttatttatttttgttggatttttttttaattttttcatgattattattttgatccaataattgaaaaagaaaatatgctcatatgTGGCCGTGTTCAAAATGTTTACAAAATTGTTGGTTTTTAGTTGAAATATTTGACAACAATGATCGATATAGAAAGGAGGAGTGAAACACAAAATTCAAATGTATCGGCAAAATATAAGAAAAGTTATAAATATCTACGATATTTATCGATTCATTATAGAAATTTTGTTGAAACTCATTGTagatttcgaattttttttaatttcaattaaatttaaTGGGTTGATATACTGCAAATTTTCATAATTATGTTGAAAACAACATATTGATATCAATATATTCATAAATATTGTCTCATAAATTTGCATGTTGAAATTTACAccatatcaatattttaaacattaataaatattatttcattttctcaggaaaataaaaatgatgGCTTTTAACAAACAAGATTTCATCAACTTATATGTGTTTTTTAATAATTCAATTTTGTGTTCTAGGGATTGTGTGGCGCCTTCTGGGAGCTTGGCGGGTAGTTTACCCATATGAGGTCGGACCACGGGAGGATAAGAATCGATAATGAACATTCTCCTTTTaaacaagggaactttaacgaaaagcatccggtactgttcactttaacgaaaaaccacatttttacactaaaaagtcaatcttggtactattcactttaccctttattttgtccttatcattaaaactcaaagttttcaagccattttcattagtttttcttttaaacaaTGTTGTGACTTGTGAGCAATGAGCATTACTTTCACAATATCATTTGACTACTTTCAAATTAGGGAATAGTCATTTTACAACCTTATAAGTATATTTttcattctaaaaaaaaaattaaagcttaGAATGAGAACTTTTAAGTGTCACTAACAATTCCCGTAAATTAAGagcttgtttggatgtgcttttaaaatgaatgaaagtgtttttggtgaaaatgattttggaatcaattcttagtaaaaatgcaagtaagttatgaaaaaaatcattttaagtACTTATTGGAAGAAGCatataactggtgcttcttgcagaaagcacttcaaatgcttttggaatctaaaaatattttctctataaacgcttttagtcattttaaaagtacatccaaatGAGTCATAATTGACTTATACTTTGACTAATAGAAGCTAATGAAATGCTGATTTTGTTGGGTGAACGTGAACGACATGATATTTCCAAAGATACTGCTCCAAAGAAAAGTTAATTCAACTACAAGttataatgaattaaaatttagTACTCAAGCATGTACGTCATTGCATTAGTATGAATCGAAACTGAACGTGCTCCAACTGAATAGAAATCGAGTGACGCTAAGCAAACCAGTGGTTCAACTTTTTTTAttctatcattttttttcttttgaacaagGTTATTCTATCATTTATCTTTAGATTATTTACAGATTGGAGAACAAAACGTCAAAGCCTTGCTTTGGTCATTTGATGTAACCTAAAGTTGGTTTAAACAAAATTACAGGTTGCTGGTGGTGGTTAATACACCTACAGCCAAATACAATAAGATAATGAAACAATTTATTGTAATTTTGACACGTTTCTTAATTTAATATCAATTGCTTCTCAAAATTTCAGGAGGATTCTCCAATCACATCCgttattgtatatcgtgcggtcagaaatcattgtaaatttttttatttaaaattgaaaataaacggtacctgacaaaaacttatcgcacgatgtacgatgaacgaatgtgattggaggatccgatgaggatcctctctcctCAAAATTGTTCGTTTCCTGATGTGGAAATAGACAAGCAGAAATCAGCAGACAGACCTTATCTCTTCTCTAATTTTGTGAATAACCCCGATTTGTTCTTAACACTGCATAACAAATTTGGATTTGGCGATAACCCTCTCAGTTATTTTGCATTATTTAGCTGTAAATAATAACCTGTATGTAATCAAATCTTAAATTTTGagaaattaaaaggaaatttattattaatttttcaaaaaccTGCAGGTGCTAGCCTGCTATACATATgcaatatgtatatattcatcACAAATACAAACACTTAAATTGTCACATCCATATATAGCATGGCTGCAATAGACCAAAGATGGCCAACACAAAGGTATTAGGTTCAGCATGGATGAAAGCAGCTGAAGTAGGAATGTTGCTATTAGAAGAAGGGTTTGGAAGGTCGGAACCAGTTGCTGCCTCTGGTAAGCCGGTCGGTGCATAATCCTAGTTGTTTTCTACTTCTGCCATGAGCTTCATTCCTCCCAAGCAATATAGCTTGTTTCCATCCACAAAATACCAGCCACCAGGTTTTGTCAACGTGACTGTTGTGTTTCCTCCTGTATAAGTTTCTATAACTTTTGCTGTGTTGCAAACCTCAAAGCTTTCTTTGGTCACTTGGTTCACACTATTAGATGATGAGTACTGAAACCCtgagaaaataaacaaaaataagcaAAAATAAGTTAAACGGAAGTAATTTACctaattattttttgtataattttctTGAAATCAAATCGACAAGTTATTcatcaaatttttgtttttttcaatgaCCACAAGTAACCGAGGGTATATAGAGATAAAAGACGTAGaataaaattgttttttatatATGCAACCTTTCAATGGGATTATTCAAGACTTGCTCGTACTATTAACAGAAAATAAGATCTTTGGTTTTGAGTCATGGGGATAATGTACGCGTACTTACACAGAACATCGCCAACGTTAAATTTCTTGTCACTGGACCATGAATTGAGGTCGGTGCTTACGTCCCAGCCAGAGCTGCCCCCAACTATGTAAATTGAGGCGGAGCTTGTTAATGCAAATCCAAGGACAACAAGAACACAAGCTAGAATTTGAGGCAGCTTTGCCATTGTTAATGTGAGAGATAAGATGAGAAATAGTAAGAGGGAGAAGTTTCATTTATAGAAATATTGATGAATAATTAGATGACCTAACTTTGACTGTGAGAAGGATATGCATTTCTTGCTTAATTCCttgattaaatattttaatattacaGACATTATTGTAATCTTATACTTTTTTTTGAGTGTGGGAGAACAATAATCTGCCTTAATTAACTAGTACCAAGTAATTAAACTTGGTCATAACTCATAAGGTCATGATTGGTAGATGATGACTTAACCAACTTACGTGCTCAAATTCCGGTGTAAAAAATCTCTATATATTCCTCACAAGGAAGTTGGTGAGCAGTTAAAGACCTCCATCTCCAAACCCTCTTTCCGGTGAAGTTTGGCAAAGAAGTATATGGAGATATAGACATGTTTTTGCTTTGCACAAGAAATTAAGATAGGAAATATGTTTTGCTTGTACAAACACTAGAACAAGTCTTGCAGCCTTCATATTTCATGTGtgtgaaagtgtttttgttcTGAGAATATAAATTTTACCTTCATGGGAAATGCCCTTCATTGCACATATATAATATTCTTCctagaccttttttttttctttcactccATTGACAATTTGACCCTAAAAGCAATAGACtgcagcaatttttttttccaacagcCCACATGAATGTGGGGATGCATATATCTACTAGGGACCCTCCTCAATTATTTGATTTGTAACAGAAGCAGCAACCAAATGACAAATTGCTGATTCCCATATTCAATTATTTGtggaaaaagaagggaaaaattATATGATCTCATCCGGTTGAATTCCCAATTCATATGATAATGCAAAAGTGGGACACTGTCTTTTATTGAAGTTGATCTTCAGCTATCAATAAACTATATTGCATCCCATCCCAGTCCAATGTCCAAATAAAAGCACACTATTGTTTCTTTTTACAGAAAAAGTATTACAAGAGATTATGGGTTGCATGGTTTGAGTGATGAAGTTGTTAAAATGTGAGTATTCAACCCTTTATATGTGCTCGAGTTTTTATTAAGTGATATTGGAGCATATATGGCCGTAATAAGACCTAAAATATGAATACGTGGCTCTAATAATGTGTTAGAATGTAAACTTTATGAGCAACTAGTGAAGATGTccaaaataattttaacccTTTTACATATGCAACATCCATTTTCAATATGAGAAGCCAAACAATGTGGAAAGTGTAAAGCCCATAGCTATATTCATTTGTACAGCACAATGTTGTCTCTTTGGAAACGTAGTACCAAGATTTAAGGATTGCATTGATTGTGTAAAGTGCAACTCTGCAGGATTCCTGATCTGCTCGGAgagaaaatataatatgaaatagcTATATAGCTATGTGTAAATCCTAGCTAGAATCAAGGAATAAAACATAaattccacaaaaaaaaaatttaagattaaCACAACGAATTCACGTAGAGATCAATGTGtggattgttctcattctccaaTATACACATGAAATTGTCCAATGTTCTATTGATTTTCTCATTGTGGACGGTTCTATGAGGCAAAGGCAACTGGCTAGCTAGCCAAAGTGATGTGTGTGAACTTTCATCTTGCTCCCGCTCTAGTTATTTATGTGCATGAAATTTTTCAATGTTGTATTGATATTCTTATTGAGCATAGTTGAT
Proteins encoded in this region:
- the LOC126630490 gene encoding peptide methionine sulfoxide reductase A1-like, encoding MLKTFTAISTTSPLISTTTTTTATAPKFSLSNPFLSLSKLRHKPASIFPQTHRTISFRTPQMNILNKLGFGPKTADPNSESSSIAQGPDDDVPAPGQQFAQFGAGCFWGVELAFQRVPGVTKTEVGYTQGFLHNPSYEDVCTGTTQHSEVVRVQYDPKECNFESLLDLFWSRHDPTTLNRQGGDVGTQYRSGIYFYTPEQEKEARESLEQHQKKVNRKIVTEILPAKKFYRAEEYHQQYLAKGGRFGFRQSTEKGCNDPIRCYG